The Thermotoga maritima MSB8 region TCACATAAAACAGGCTCTCTGCGCTGTGGGACAGGTCCAGCTCATGAAGGTGTACGAAAACGCCTTCGATTTCTATGGCATCAAAATCGCCCAGATCCTGCTCACAAGGGACACTTTTTCCAACAGAAAAAGGTACCTGAACCTCAGAAACACACTGATCGGACTCTCGGAGTTCGATGTTGTACCCATCGTGAACGAAAACGACACAGTTGCAACAGAGGAGATCACACTCGGTGACAACGACACGCTCGCTGCCATGTTCTCGATAGCCTGGGATGCGGACTTCCTTGTGCTTTTCACAACGGTGGATGGAGTCATCGATGAGAACGGAAAACTCGTCGAAAGATTCGACGAGTCGGTGAAACTGAAAGATATGGGAAAGAGCAGCTGGGGAACTGGTGGTATCAGATCCAAGATAGAATCTGCGTTGATGGCTTCAAGATGCGGTGTGAAAGCGACCATATGCAGCGGAAACGACGTTTCAAACCTCACAAGGTTTGTGAAGGGAGAACCTGTCGGTACTGTTTTTGAACCACAAGGACGCTTGAAAGCAAAAAAAGCCTGGATTGCCTTTCTCTCAGAACCTGCAGGAAAGATATACGTAAACAAAGGAGCTGAAGAGGCACTCAAAAGCGGTAATAGCCTTCTGCCTGTTGGTGTCACAGGTGTGGAAGGAACGTTCGATGTGGGAGATGTGGTGGAGATAGTGAACGAAGAAGGAGAACTCGTCGGTCGAGGGATCGTGAATTACTCGTCTTCGGATCTGGAGAAAATAGCGGGTCACAAATCTTCCGATTTGAAAAAGATCCTCGGATACGAAGGAAACAAGGTGGTCGTTCACATAGACAACATGTGGGTAGCTTAAAAAAGCCCGCCGGGTGGCGGGCTCTTTATTTCTTCAGGTTCTCCAAATACTTTTTCCAGTCTTCCATGAACCTTTCTATTCCAAGATCCGTCATCGGGTGTTTGAAGAGTTTCTCCAGCACGGCAAATGGCATCGTCACGATATCCACACCCATAAGTGCTGCTTCCACCACGTGCATTGGATGTCTGATGCTTGCGGCGATGATCTCGGTTTCGAAACCGTAGTTGTTGTAGATCTCGACGATTTCTCCAAGCATTCTCATTCCGTCGTTTGAAAGATCGTCCATCCTTCCAACGAAGGGGCTCACGTAGGTTGCTCCCGCTTTCGCGGCCAGAATGGCCTGGGCTGGGCTGAACACGAGTGTCACGTTTGTCTTTATACCCTCTGCAGAGAGAGTCTTCACCGCTTTGATGCCATCGGGTGTCATTGGTATCTTGATCACCACGTATTCGCTGATCTGAGCGAGTTCTCTCGCCTCTCTCACCATGCCTTCGTAGTCGAGAGACACAACCTCCGCAGAAACGGGACCTTTCACCAGATCGCAGATCTCTTTCACTCTCTGTTTGAACTCTGCTCCTTCCTTTGAAATCAGTGTTGGATTCGTCGTTACTCCATCCACGATACCCCATTCAACACCTTTTTTGATCTCTTCTAAGTTTGCTGTGTCCAGAAAGATCTTCATCGTTTCACCTCCCAGAAGCTATTCTCTCTTATTTTCTTTAAGAGCTCGATAGGAGTTTTTGAAAATCTCTGTTAGTCTTTGGTTGATAAGAAGTTAACTCAACGTTCCTGATTTGATAGAAACATTTCAACTTCATCTAACACCGGCATAGCATCTACACCGCCTACTCTTGTGATAACGATAGCGGCGACGGCGTTGGCGAACTTTCCTATCTCGACAGCGTCTTCGATCGTTTCAGGTGTTTTCTCCAGATACTTGTGTATCACAGCGGCTGTGAACGAGTCTCCGCACCCCGTGGCATCCACAGGTTTTACTTTGAAAGAAGGAACCATACGTTTTTCTCCTTTGAACTTCACAAGACATCCCCTTTCTCCCATGGTCACAAAAAGCAGGCCGTTTTCCTTGATCGGAATTTTGTCAACGGCCGTTTCTAAATCTTCCTGGAAGATGTATTCCAGATCCTTGTCGCTGAGTTTTACGATATCTACCTTCGAAGAGATCTCGAGAAAGTCCTTCACGAAGGTGTTTCTGTCTTCTATCAGTGAGGGTCTCACGTTCGGATCGTAAGAGACGGGCTTCCCTTCTTCCAAAAACGTTTCCATCACTTTCAAATAGGCGCTTCTCGATGGTTCAACGGCAAGAGAGTATGATCCGATGTGAAGGAAAGAAAATTGTGCGGGGTCGATGTTCACTTCTTCCGGTCTCAGATTCGTATCGGCTGGTTTTTCTCTGAAGAAGACGAAATCCGGATTTCCCTGAGCGTCTCTTGCCACAAAAGCGAGGGTAGTCTTACAAGAAGAATCGAAGATGATGTGTGTTGTGTCTATGCCTTCTTTTTTCATCACCTCAAGTAGGAACTCGGAGAACTGGTCTCCTCCAAGTTTTCCGAGAAAAGAAACCTCTCTTCCCAGTCTTTTGAGAGCAACGGCGACGTTCAGGGGAGAACCTCCCGCTTTCTTTCTGAAGAGCTCACTCTGTGAAAGGTTCTTTCCTTTGTCCTCTGAGATGAAATCAATGAGGATTTCACCGGTGCAGAGAACATTCACAAGAATACACCTCCGCCGGAAAACGATTTTCTATTTCATCTTCATTATACTTCAAGGCGAAGTGTGTTAATATTGTGTTGAACTGTTATTTTTCCGGGAGGGATCGTTGTGAATATTCTTGAAAAGCTTTTCTCTTTGAAAAGAAAGGTAGCTCTGGTGACTGGTGGAGGACAGGGCATCGGGAAGGCCATCGCCCAGGCGCTGGCAGCGGCGGGTGCAGCTGTTTTGATCATGGACATAAACGAAGAAACAGCCAGAAGAACGGTCGAAGAGATAAAAGAGAAAGGTGGCGAAGCAGATTTCTATGTTGGGGATGTGACGAAAGAAGAAGATTGTTTTGGAGCGGTCAAAAAGGCGCTGGATAGGTGGGGGAAACTCGACATAGGAGTCAACAACGCGGGAATAGGAGACTGGTGTGAAGCGGAGAATTATCCGGTTGAGAAGTGGAAAAAGGTCATAGACGTGAATCTGGTTGGGGTGTTTCTTTCCGCAAAAGCGGAGTTCCACGCTATGAAGGAAAGAAAATACGGAAAGATCATAAACATCGCGTCCATGTCCGGACACATCGTGAACAAACCTCAGAAGCAGACAGCTTACAACGCTTCGAAAGCGGGTGTGATCCATCTCACCAGATCTCTGGCCGCCGAGTGGGCCCCGTACGGAATCAGGGTGAACAGCATAAGCCCCGGATACATCAGAACACCTCTCATAGAATCTCCAAACGTGAAAGATCTTGTTCCCCTCTGGCTCGACATGATCCCTCTTGGAAGACTGGGAGAGGTGGACGATCTGATAGGAGCTGCTATCTTCCTTGCAAGTCCCGCCTCAGATTACATGACAGGGCACGATCTTGTGATAGACGGAGGCTACACCGTCTGGTGAGGAGGTTAGAATATGAAAGTACTTTTGATAGAAAAACCCGGTGTTGCGAGTGTTGTGGAGAAAGAGATACCCGTTCCCGGTGAAGATCAGACCCTCGTGAAAGTACTCGCGTGCGGTATCTGTGGAACCGACTACAAGATATTCTCAGGAGGCACCAACGCCAACTATCCAGTTGTTCCAGGGCATGAGATCGTCGGCGTCGTTGAAAGATCGGGTGTTTTCGAAAAGGGGCAGATGGTTGTGATCGATCCCAACAGATCCTGTGGGAAGTGTGACTACTGTAGAAAAGGTATGTCTCAGTTCTGTGAAAACCTTCAGGCAACGGGCGTGACAGAACCAGGAGGATTTGCGGAATACGTGCTCGTGGAGAACTCACAGGTTTATCCTGTGAGAAATGTACCCGCAGAGAGAGCCGTTTTCGCAGAACCGCTTTCCTGTGTTCTCGAAGGAGTGAAGATGGTGAAACATGGATTCTACGACAGAATCCTCGTAGTCGGAGCAGGTAGTATAGGTGTGATTTTTGGTCTGATCTTCAAGAAAATTTTTCCGGGTGCAGAAATAGTCCTTGCGGAGAAAGACGAGAAACGTGCGGAATACGTTGTGCAAACTTTTGGATTGAAAGTGGATGAACCAAAAGGAGAGTACGATCTTACTGTCGAGTGTTCTGGTACGGTGGAAGGGTTCAAAACTTGCTTTGAACACACAGGAAAAGGTGGAATGCTCCTTCAGTTCAGCGTCATCTCCAAAGACAAGATGGTTGAGATCTCACCGTTCGAGATCTACCGAAAGGAGATGAAAATACTCGGGTCCTATCTCAATCCTTTCACAATGAAAGAAGCGGTGAAGATCATAGAATCTGGAGAGTTTCCCTTCGAAAAACTTGTCACCGATCGTCTGGATCTTGAAGGGGTGAAAGAATACCTGTCGTCTCACAAAAAGGCATTGATGAAGGGAATTTTTTCTTAATTAAGCTAATTCCCGTCGAGAGTTTTAAAGAAAAACATTCTTGTCACGAGAAATCTTTTAGTGTTTTTATTGTTCTGACGGAAGATCGCTCCACGAATTTTACCTTTAACACAACTTGCATACGGGGAGATGGTTTCTTTCTATTTTTCATTCTGTCTAAAAGAATTGTTGCTGCTATCAACCCTATTTGTTGGGGGTCTTGTCTTACACAAGTTATCGGCGGATCGAAGATTTCGTTCCAATATGCATCATCGAAACTGACAAGGGATATGTCTTCTGGTATTTTTATATTCAGCTCCTTAGCAGCTTTTAATACTCCTAAAGTCATCAGGTTATTTCCAATGACAATAGCTGTCGGTCTTTCCTGACTTGTCATTATCCTCAGAAAGGATTCATATCCACCCTGTTCAGAGGATCTTCCGTCTCTTATCCACTCTTCGCGGATCTCTATGCTGTCCTTGAAGAGGAGAAAGCCCTTTAATCTTTCTTCTCCAGTAAAAGAACCTCTTAAAGGATGTATGAGACCGATTTTTTTATGGCCATGCTTTACAAGGTAATTAACAAGTATTTCCATTCCTTCTCTATTATCTGAAATTACAAAGTCAGAGTCTACACCTTCTACTAGCCTGTCGAAGAAAACCACGGGAATTTTGAAGTGATTGATTATACTGTTGTATATATCCTTATTTTCCTTCACATTCACAGGCGCAGAAAGAATTCCCTCTACTTTTTGATCGAGGAGAAGTTGTAAATGCTCCCTTTCCTTCACAGGATCGTCATCAGTTGAACAAAGTATAAGTCTGTATCCGAGATGAAACAATGATTTCTCTATACTTGAGACGATATCTGCGAAGAAATTAGCGCTTAACTCAGGTATGAGAACACCAACAGTTCTAGTATTTCCCTTTTTTAAACCCAGAGCCATTAAATTTGGGGTATACCCAATTTCTCTGGCTTTTTCCAGTATTTTCTCCCTCAATTCACTGCTGACACCGGGTTTTCCAGAAAGAGCTCTTGAAACAGTGGAAATTGAGACACCAAAATATTCTGCAATGTCTTTTAGAGTAGCTTTTTTCATGTTGTTGCCTCCCTGTACTCTTCTCTTAATCACTTCATTCACTATTATAACGTTTCCCACGAACTAAGCAAACGTTTGCGTAAATGTGATATGAAAAAATATGGAACGATAAGTTATCATATTTCTTTTTAATTTGAAATAATCGTCTTTTTTGAGATTTTGAATGAAAATGTTTTCATAGTAATCTTATGAGTAAGCTTTACTAAAAACAAAACTTTTTTTTAAGGGGGTGTTTTTATGAAAAGGTTTCTTTTTGTGGCGGTGCTGTTCACCATTTTTGCAGCAAGTTTTGCGCAATTTTTGAATGTTCCCAGAGAACAAACAGTTATAGTACCGGGTCCTAAAACAGCAAATCCGGGAGACTTCAACGTGATAGCAGGATGGAAAGATCCACACAGGGGGATTCAGCAGTTGTTGCTCGAACCACTCTGGATGGATGATCCTGTGAGAGGAGAGATTATTAACGCGCTGGCAGAAACTGGCCCTATTTACAATGAAGATTTTACCAAAATGATTGTAAAACTCAGAAAGGGTGTTTACTGGAGCGATGGTGTACCTTTCACAGCGGACGACGTGGTTTTCACAGTAGAAATGTGCATGAAATATCCAGAAATGGCAAGGCACATGGAATTCAACGAATACATAGACAAGGTCTACAAAGAAGACGACTATACCGTGGTTTTTGAACTGAAGAAACCCAACACAAGATTTCACACGTATTTCATAGACAGATGGGGATACTGGTGGCCCATGCCGAAACACGTTTTTGAAAAGGTTGAAGACCCTGTTGGATTCACTTTCAACCCACCCGTTGGCACAGGTCCTTACGTTCTTAAAGACTACGATCCAGCGGGATACTGGGTTCTCTGGGAAAGAAGGGAAGATTGGCAAAGGACACCGACTGGTATGATTTTTGGTATGCCCAAGCCGAAATATGTGCTCTTCTATGCTTACGAAACAGATGAAAAAATTACTTTAGCATTTCTCCAGAATCAACTTGATGCTGCGGGTATAGGTCCTCAAGCCCTCAAGGCACTCCTCAAAAGAAGCAAGTATGTGAAGCTTTATTCAGATTTCCCATTCGTCCCTCTCGTTGATCCCGTCGTCGGAGGAATCACCATCAACACCGCAAAATATCCGTTCAACATGAAAGAAGTAAGATGGGCTCTGGCTCTCGCACTTGATATTGTGAAACTCTCAGAAACCGAAGAAGGTAACATGCTGATATCTGCGCTTCACATACCGCCACTTCCTCTCTACAGGAAGCTCTACTATGAACCTCTGGAGGAATGGTTGCAGAATCTCACCGTGAACGGTGTAAAGGTGTACGATCCAGACGTTCCCTTGAAGATCGCTGAAGTTGCGAAAAGATACGGCTGGAACGTGCCTGATGACCCTGAAAAGATAAAACTAGGTGTTGGAAGTGGCTGGTGGAAGCATCTCCCGGATGTCGCTGAACAGTTGTTGCTCAGTGTAGGTTTCAAGAGAGATAAAAATGGAAAATGGCTGTTGCCGAATGGAACTCCTTGGAAGATCCAGCTTGGAACGAATCCGAACGATCTTGTAGCCTTCGGTGTTGCTCAGCAGTGGAGAGAGTTTGGTATAGATGTTGATGTCATCACAACTTATATTTCAGGTATAAACGAAGGGAACTTTGAGGTGCTGATAACTGGAAACTGGCCTGCTCCAGAGCCATGGGGAGGCCACGCTGATCTTCACAGAACACTTTACTTCTTCCATTCAAAATATCAAAATAAACCTCTTGGAGAAGGTGTAGGACATGTATCAAGATGGTTTGACGAAAGACTGGATAAAATCATAGACGAAATGGAAAAGCTGGATTGGAACGATCCCCGAAATATAGAATTTGGAAGAGAAGGACTGAAAATACTGGCAGAAGAGCTTCCCACCATACCAATTGGAACTATAGGAGTGTTAACCACAGCCCTTGTCTACAACGATTACTACTGGACCAACTGGCCAACTCTTGAAAATCCATACATGATGCCTTATTGGCACTGGTCACAGTTTAAGTATCTCCTCACCTTCCTTGAACCAACTGGAAGGAAATAACATTCCCCCGCCCCAGACGGGGCGGGCTCTTCTTTGAGATTAGACATAAGGAGTGAGAAAAATTATGAAATTTATAAAAAGCTACCTCATTCCAAGATTGATTCAGTATGTGTACATGGTCGTAATAGGTATAACCCTTGTTTTCCTCATACCAAGACTATCACCAGTAGACCCTATCGAACAGATTTTGAACACGAGATTAAGAATACAAAACACAACACCTGAAGCCGTTATCAAGATGAGGGAAGTTATGGAAGAGCTTTATGGACTGAAAGGCACTCTGTGGGAACAGTACGTTAATCTCTGGAAGAGACTCTTAAAAGGAGATTTTGGTCCATCGATGGTCTATTATCCTGCATCGGTAATAAGCTTGATCAGAAACTCTCTTCCGTGGACCATAGGTCTCCTTACTTTGACAACACTGATCTCATGGGTTTTAGGGTTGGTAATAGGCGCTATATTAGGATATTACAAGGAATCTTTTGGTTCCAAGATTCTTACGGGTATTCTTATGGCTATAAATCCGATAC contains the following coding sequences:
- a CDS encoding mannitol dehydrogenase, whose translation is MKVLLIEKPGVASVVEKEIPVPGEDQTLVKVLACGICGTDYKIFSGGTNANYPVVPGHEIVGVVERSGVFEKGQMVVIDPNRSCGKCDYCRKGMSQFCENLQATGVTEPGGFAEYVLVENSQVYPVRNVPAERAVFAEPLSCVLEGVKMVKHGFYDRILVVGAGSIGVIFGLIFKKIFPGAEIVLAEKDEKRAEYVVQTFGLKVDEPKGEYDLTVECSGTVEGFKTCFEHTGKGGMLLQFSVISKDKMVEISPFEIYRKEMKILGSYLNPFTMKEAVKIIESGEFPFEKLVTDRLDLEGVKEYLSSHKKALMKGIFS
- the proB gene encoding glutamate 5-kinase, with the protein product MKVVVKVGSNLLVGSSGLRKSYIAELCREVARLKSQGHEISIITSGARAAGFTYLGKGKRTQDLHIKQALCAVGQVQLMKVYENAFDFYGIKIAQILLTRDTFSNRKRYLNLRNTLIGLSEFDVVPIVNENDTVATEEITLGDNDTLAAMFSIAWDADFLVLFTTVDGVIDENGKLVERFDESVKLKDMGKSSWGTGGIRSKIESALMASRCGVKATICSGNDVSNLTRFVKGEPVGTVFEPQGRLKAKKAWIAFLSEPAGKIYVNKGAEEALKSGNSLLPVGVTGVEGTFDVGDVVEIVNEEGELVGRGIVNYSSSDLEKIAGHKSSDLKKILGYEGNKVVVHIDNMWVA
- the fsa gene encoding fructose-6-phosphate aldolase yields the protein MKIFLDTANLEEIKKGVEWGIVDGVTTNPTLISKEGAEFKQRVKEICDLVKGPVSAEVVSLDYEGMVREARELAQISEYVVIKIPMTPDGIKAVKTLSAEGIKTNVTLVFSPAQAILAAKAGATYVSPFVGRMDDLSNDGMRMLGEIVEIYNNYGFETEIIAASIRHPMHVVEAALMGVDIVTMPFAVLEKLFKHPMTDLGIERFMEDWKKYLENLKK
- a CDS encoding LacI family DNA-binding transcriptional regulator, whose translation is MKKATLKDIAEYFGVSISTVSRALSGKPGVSSELREKILEKAREIGYTPNLMALGLKKGNTRTVGVLIPELSANFFADIVSSIEKSLFHLGYRLILCSTDDDPVKEREHLQLLLDQKVEGILSAPVNVKENKDIYNSIINHFKIPVVFFDRLVEGVDSDFVISDNREGMEILVNYLVKHGHKKIGLIHPLRGSFTGEERLKGFLLFKDSIEIREEWIRDGRSSEQGGYESFLRIMTSQERPTAIVIGNNLMTLGVLKAAKELNIKIPEDISLVSFDDAYWNEIFDPPITCVRQDPQQIGLIAATILLDRMKNRKKPSPRMQVVLKVKFVERSSVRTIKTLKDFS
- a CDS encoding ABC transporter substrate-binding protein, with the translated sequence MKRFLFVAVLFTIFAASFAQFLNVPREQTVIVPGPKTANPGDFNVIAGWKDPHRGIQQLLLEPLWMDDPVRGEIINALAETGPIYNEDFTKMIVKLRKGVYWSDGVPFTADDVVFTVEMCMKYPEMARHMEFNEYIDKVYKEDDYTVVFELKKPNTRFHTYFIDRWGYWWPMPKHVFEKVEDPVGFTFNPPVGTGPYVLKDYDPAGYWVLWERREDWQRTPTGMIFGMPKPKYVLFYAYETDEKITLAFLQNQLDAAGIGPQALKALLKRSKYVKLYSDFPFVPLVDPVVGGITINTAKYPFNMKEVRWALALALDIVKLSETEEGNMLISALHIPPLPLYRKLYYEPLEEWLQNLTVNGVKVYDPDVPLKIAEVAKRYGWNVPDDPEKIKLGVGSGWWKHLPDVAEQLLLSVGFKRDKNGKWLLPNGTPWKIQLGTNPNDLVAFGVAQQWREFGIDVDVITTYISGINEGNFEVLITGNWPAPEPWGGHADLHRTLYFFHSKYQNKPLGEGVGHVSRWFDERLDKIIDEMEKLDWNDPRNIEFGREGLKILAEELPTIPIGTIGVLTTALVYNDYYWTNWPTLENPYMMPYWHWSQFKYLLTFLEPTGRK
- a CDS encoding carbohydrate kinase family protein; this translates as MNVLCTGEILIDFISEDKGKNLSQSELFRKKAGGSPLNVAVALKRLGREVSFLGKLGGDQFSEFLLEVMKKEGIDTTHIIFDSSCKTTLAFVARDAQGNPDFVFFREKPADTNLRPEEVNIDPAQFSFLHIGSYSLAVEPSRSAYLKVMETFLEEGKPVSYDPNVRPSLIEDRNTFVKDFLEISSKVDIVKLSDKDLEYIFQEDLETAVDKIPIKENGLLFVTMGERGCLVKFKGEKRMVPSFKVKPVDATGCGDSFTAAVIHKYLEKTPETIEDAVEIGKFANAVAAIVITRVGGVDAMPVLDEVEMFLSNQER
- a CDS encoding SDR family NAD(P)-dependent oxidoreductase, which produces MNILEKLFSLKRKVALVTGGGQGIGKAIAQALAAAGAAVLIMDINEETARRTVEEIKEKGGEADFYVGDVTKEEDCFGAVKKALDRWGKLDIGVNNAGIGDWCEAENYPVEKWKKVIDVNLVGVFLSAKAEFHAMKERKYGKIINIASMSGHIVNKPQKQTAYNASKAGVIHLTRSLAAEWAPYGIRVNSISPGYIRTPLIESPNVKDLVPLWLDMIPLGRLGEVDDLIGAAIFLASPASDYMTGHDLVIDGGYTVW